Proteins encoded together in one Labrus mixtus chromosome 18, fLabMix1.1, whole genome shotgun sequence window:
- the tmx1 gene encoding thioredoxin-related transmembrane protein 1: MACLLPSSSSTMFSPPTRRVRHRSWIHCLFLAMCLTSPPVSAKPDSLREVTDGNWEDILSGEWMIEFYAPWCPACQQLQPAWKEFADWGEDMGVNIAKVDVTDQPGLSGRFIITSLPTIYHCKDGVFRKYQGARTKEDFLSFVDEQKWKAVEPVSSWLGPSSFLMNSMSALFKLSMFIRRCHNYMTEQLGIPVWGSYVIFGLATLFSGLALGLLLVFIADFVFPSRRFSSQDYYQKKQTMEQARLFQRQEAEHEADGEEDDDEEEEEDDDSDVWRTRRGSPEGRPESKGQGFSDEALRKRVVGNREDDDDDEEDT; this comes from the exons ATGGCGTGTTTGCTCCCGAGCAGCAGTTCAACTATGTTTTCTCCTCCAACGCGGCGAGTGAGACACCGCTCGTGGatccactgtttgtttttggcgATGTGTTTAACGTCGCCGCCGGTCTCCGCGAAGCCGGACAGCCTCAGAGAAGTCACCGACGGGAACTGGGAGGACATCCTGTCAGGAGAATGGATGATTGAATT CTACGCACCCTGGTGTCCGGCGTGCCAGCAGCTGCAGCCGGCGTGGAAGGAGTTTGCGGACTGGGGGGAGGACATGGGGGTCAACATAGCCAAGGTGGACGTGACAGATCAACCCG GTCTGAGTGGGCGATTCATCATCACTTCACTTCCTACTATTTACCA cTGCAAGGACGGCGTCTTCAGGAAGTATCAAGGAGCTCGCACTAAAGAGGACTTCCTCAGCTTTGTCGATGAGCAGAAATGGAAAGCAGTTGAGCCGGTCTCCTCCTGGCTCGGGCCATCTTCATTTCT AATGAATTCAATGTCTGCTTTGTTCAAGCTCTCCATGTTCATCCGG CGTTGTCATAACTACATGACGGAGCAGCTGGGGATTCCTGTTTGGGGGTCTTACGTCATCTTTGGCCTGGCCACTCTGTTCTCTGGTCTTGCACTTGGGCTG TTACTGGTCTTCATCGCAGACTTTGTCTTCCCCTCACGTCGATTTTCTTCTCAGGATTACTACCAAA aaaaacagacgaTGGAGCAGGCGAGATTATTCCAGCGACAAGAGGCCGAACATGAGGCAGATGGCGAGGAAGACgacgacgaagaagaagaagaggatgacgACAGCGACGTCTGGAGGACAAGGAGAGGGTCACCAGAGGGTCGCCCAGAATCAAAGGGACAAGGATTCTCTGATGAAGCTCTGAGGAAGAGGGTGGTGGGAAACCGTGaggatgatgacgatgatgaggaGGACACTTAA